One window of the Staphylococcus equorum genome contains the following:
- a CDS encoding DUF6583 family protein: MSKTVKIVIAVVIGLLLVVGIGGAAAYYFMKNSPKNTYLLSEQETAKQMQEYAKDRFENEFKFQDKMKDESYLISLDASADVPEKLLKSSDIPKSAVDASKIGFKMGHDPENEKSVLALNPTVADNEIGEFQWAADEDNQYYSAPILDDVYKAKNDELVDVYEKLTGETVSSSSSSSSSDFSSSSSSMNSNNSAITNDTLNLNSLLSGTQISQEKVEEISERYSELIIDKLDDDNFEKEDDKIDVDGEEKDTNKVTMDISKAETKSILTAVLEKAKEDKDIKGIAEDQFNAEEYDDSIDEALEEVKDADKDEFPSIKSVIWEDDNQILKRDLTLKDNSGAEIKLEGTSLIDDDKLVMDYNVSADEAKISLKGESTKEDDKYDDKYTLGFDDGIKESDIKVTNKETVDGNKRTDKGDIEISANYDETTIEYENKLETDVKNNSQKQDLDITTEVQYEPVTVNIKGETKLKEDIKFDKAGAKDLNTMSNSDFSKLQKEISDNAEDILKDVVKDLEDK, translated from the coding sequence ATGTCAAAGACAGTGAAGATTGTCATAGCAGTCGTTATTGGGTTGTTACTCGTTGTTGGGATAGGCGGTGCAGCTGCTTATTATTTCATGAAAAATTCACCGAAGAACACATATTTATTAAGTGAGCAAGAAACCGCTAAGCAAATGCAAGAATACGCTAAAGACCGTTTTGAAAATGAATTTAAATTTCAAGACAAAATGAAAGATGAGTCATATTTAATTAGTTTAGATGCAAGTGCAGATGTACCAGAGAAATTACTTAAATCATCTGATATACCAAAATCTGCAGTAGATGCTTCTAAAATAGGATTTAAAATGGGACATGATCCTGAGAACGAAAAGTCAGTATTAGCATTAAACCCTACTGTAGCCGATAATGAAATTGGGGAATTTCAATGGGCAGCAGATGAGGATAATCAATACTACTCAGCACCAATTTTAGATGATGTTTACAAAGCTAAAAATGATGAACTCGTAGATGTTTATGAAAAATTAACGGGTGAAACAGTAAGTAGTTCATCAAGCAGTTCATCAAGCGATTTTTCAAGTAGCTCATCAAGTATGAACAGCAATAATTCAGCAATCACGAATGATACATTGAATTTAAATTCTCTATTATCTGGGACACAAATTTCACAAGAAAAAGTTGAAGAAATTAGTGAACGCTATAGTGAATTAATTATCGATAAACTTGATGATGATAATTTTGAAAAAGAAGACGATAAGATCGATGTTGATGGCGAAGAGAAAGATACGAATAAAGTAACAATGGATATTAGCAAAGCTGAAACGAAATCAATTTTGACAGCAGTTCTAGAAAAAGCTAAAGAAGATAAAGATATTAAAGGCATTGCAGAAGATCAATTTAATGCTGAAGAATATGATGATTCAATTGATGAGGCTTTAGAAGAAGTGAAAGATGCTGATAAAGATGAATTCCCAAGTATTAAATCTGTAATATGGGAAGATGACAATCAAATTCTTAAACGTGATTTAACATTGAAAGATAACAGCGGTGCTGAAATTAAATTAGAGGGTACAAGTCTAATCGATGATGACAAGTTAGTTATGGATTATAACGTATCTGCTGATGAGGCTAAGATTTCGCTTAAAGGTGAGTCAACAAAAGAAGATGATAAGTATGACGATAAATATACTTTAGGTTTTGATGATGGTATTAAAGAATCAGATATCAAAGTTACAAATAAAGAAACAGTGGACGGTAACAAACGTACTGATAAAGGTGATATCGAAATCAGTGCAAACTACGATGAAACTACAATTGAATATGAAAATAAATTAGAGACTGATGTGAAGAATAATTCACAAAAACAAGATCTTGACATTACTACTGAAGTTCAATATGAACCTGTTACAGTTAACATAAAAGGCGAAACTAAACTTAAAGAAGACATTAAGTTTGATAAAGCTGGTGCGAAAGATTTAAATACAATGTCTAACAGTGATTTCAGTAAATTACAAAAAGAAATTTCTGATAATGCTGAAGACATCTTGAAAGATGTTGTGAAAGATCTTGAAGATAAATAA
- a CDS encoding ABC transporter permease: MRTLQLFRIYHSFLLKKWHLFLYLVLIIIGLFSVLLVIQQFNQDDSKFRIGVVDRDQSTETALILKSMGNGTNLGKDISIKRYNKQEAHQLLKARKLEGYYVFEKGMTKSFYKNGNLPISVYTYDKQSTKSLVINQLTDSVYNRLMLSMGGGLAYTSLAEDAGKEDTMLLLTDLLFTGLNRTGGFDYQPVQIYDTASYYVITGYLASIFIFALSLFSILKMNQVTALKSRLSMYHFSFEKLTLIRSLFTLFYTSIWAVVGLFWMLNVLPNDFESYNWSTLVIQLIYYILMLIIWLTIIDLISFKWMNYILKSILSLVILLLSGLIIPTIYFKHLFNGIFTTQPFSFVTNQMLEIILNNYILETPLMFYISLLLSFVVLIFVIVRRYRR, translated from the coding sequence ATGAGAACATTACAATTGTTTCGCATTTACCACTCCTTTTTATTGAAAAAATGGCATTTGTTTTTATATTTGGTGTTAATTATCATTGGTTTGTTTTCAGTCTTACTTGTCATACAACAATTTAACCAAGATGATTCCAAATTTAGAATTGGTGTTGTGGATCGCGATCAATCGACAGAAACTGCATTAATACTTAAATCGATGGGCAATGGCACAAACTTAGGCAAAGACATTAGTATCAAACGCTATAATAAACAAGAAGCACACCAATTGTTAAAAGCTCGGAAGTTAGAAGGATACTATGTGTTTGAAAAAGGGATGACTAAGTCATTTTATAAAAATGGTAACTTGCCTATTTCGGTTTATACATATGATAAACAATCGACTAAAAGTTTAGTCATTAATCAATTAACAGATTCAGTGTACAATCGTCTCATGTTGTCTATGGGTGGGGGACTTGCTTATACATCACTTGCAGAGGACGCTGGAAAAGAAGACACGATGCTTTTATTAACAGACTTATTGTTTACAGGGTTAAACCGTACAGGCGGTTTTGATTATCAACCTGTACAAATCTATGATACTGCGAGTTATTATGTGATAACTGGCTATTTAGCGTCTATTTTTATCTTCGCTTTATCGTTATTTTCAATTTTAAAAATGAATCAAGTAACAGCATTAAAATCTAGGTTAAGCATGTATCATTTTTCATTTGAGAAACTAACACTTATTCGAAGTTTATTTACATTATTTTATACGAGTATTTGGGCTGTAGTTGGCTTATTTTGGATGCTCAATGTATTGCCGAATGATTTTGAAAGCTACAATTGGTCTACTCTAGTAATTCAACTTATATATTATATCTTGATGCTGATAATCTGGCTGACGATTATTGATTTAATATCATTTAAATGGATGAATTATATTTTGAAAAGTATATTAAGTCTTGTGATTTTGCTGCTATCAGGCTTAATCATACCTACCATATATTTTAAGCATTTATTCAATGGTATTTTTACGACTCAACCATTTAGTTTTGTAACAAATCAAATGTTGGAAATCATATTAAATAATTACATTTTAGAAACGCCGCTTATGTTTTATATTAGCTTGCTATTATCATTTGTTGTACTAATATTTGTCATTGTCAGGAGGTATCGTAGATGA
- a CDS encoding ABC transporter permease: MIQPYLFIVVVKQWKQYVLLTILLLFTLLAVWGVYKTLNQSFQIPVAVQDQERSSSSKKLIEGIDNNEFVKIEHVPLDEAYIEERVTRKEAVVSLQIPENYSDKLHSNNLKNALTLYGRDDFIGDITLEMISRSLYEQQIPNIVKSHLEDNGRDYSLNTVNKKLNQETPESKIAHYVINHSSNTSISLSIVFAILLCVSSVQIVLHQRLKQNGALARLFMFRYSRLKLFGTYAIAHTIILMIFLSLTTIVFQQNLSLIFYVKSLLVILIYELGVAWLLFKVNTLSHRLFMTLIYALVMSLIYIFIQL, from the coding sequence ATGATTCAACCTTACCTTTTTATCGTAGTCGTAAAACAGTGGAAACAATACGTGTTACTGACGATATTATTATTATTTACACTATTGGCAGTGTGGGGTGTGTACAAGACACTCAATCAATCATTTCAAATACCAGTTGCAGTCCAAGATCAAGAACGCTCGTCGTCATCTAAAAAATTGATTGAAGGTATAGATAATAATGAATTTGTGAAAATTGAGCATGTTCCGCTTGATGAAGCATATATTGAGGAACGCGTTACTAGAAAAGAAGCGGTAGTGAGTTTACAAATACCAGAAAATTATAGTGACAAGTTGCATAGTAATAATTTAAAAAATGCACTAACCCTATATGGCAGAGATGACTTTATAGGTGATATTACGTTAGAAATGATTAGTCGTTCGTTGTATGAACAGCAAATACCTAATATAGTGAAGTCGCATTTAGAAGATAACGGTCGAGATTATTCGTTAAATACAGTTAATAAAAAATTAAATCAAGAAACACCAGAATCAAAGATAGCGCATTATGTTATTAATCATAGTTCTAATACTTCAATATCATTAAGTATTGTCTTTGCGATTTTATTATGTGTTAGCAGTGTTCAAATTGTGTTACATCAAAGATTGAAACAAAATGGAGCACTGGCAAGGTTATTTATGTTCCGCTATAGTCGACTTAAATTGTTTGGAACATATGCTATTGCACATACCATTATATTAATGATTTTTTTAAGTCTGACAACAATCGTATTTCAACAAAATTTATCATTGATATTTTATGTGAAATCGCTATTGGTTATTTTAATTTATGAATTGGGCGTAGCTTGGCTATTATTTAAAGTAAATACATTAAGTCATAGACTATTTATGACCCTTATATATGCACTAGTGATGAGTTTAATTTATATCTTCATACAATTATAG
- a CDS encoding ABC transporter ATP-binding protein: MIKLQNIKKQYRRKSIFESLDMTFEDKQLTILLGENGAGKSTLLRMISGLEDADRGNITYFGDQVAKKQLQDMIGYVPQDIALFEHMSVNENINCFKALCKNPITEDTIDQYASQLHLADRTVAVSKLSGGTKRKVNVLIGLLSNPQILILDEPTVGIDLKSRYDIHSLLNKMKAQCLIILTTHHLDEVEALADRIKVIGTDPFYRDVLKDKQWHFDTYN; encoded by the coding sequence ATGATAAAATTACAAAATATTAAAAAACAATACCGTCGTAAAAGCATCTTTGAATCGCTAGATATGACATTTGAAGATAAACAGTTAACTATTTTACTTGGTGAAAATGGGGCTGGAAAATCCACACTGCTAAGAATGATTTCAGGATTAGAGGATGCGGATCGAGGCAATATTACTTACTTTGGTGACCAAGTTGCAAAAAAGCAACTTCAAGATATGATTGGATATGTGCCTCAAGATATTGCATTATTTGAACACATGTCAGTAAATGAAAATATCAATTGCTTTAAGGCATTATGTAAAAATCCTATAACAGAGGACACAATAGACCAGTATGCATCCCAACTTCATTTAGCAGATAGAACAGTTGCTGTGTCGAAACTATCAGGTGGCACGAAAAGAAAAGTGAATGTATTAATAGGGCTTTTAAGTAATCCGCAAATATTAATATTAGATGAACCAACTGTAGGTATAGATTTGAAATCAAGATATGATATTCATAGCTTGCTCAATAAAATGAAAGCACAATGTCTGATTATATTAACGACACATCATTTAGACGAAGTAGAAGCGTTAGCAGATCGTATTAAAGTAATCGGCACAGACCCATTCTATAGAGATGTCCTGAAAGATAAGCAATGGCACTTTGATACGTATAATTAA